The Apium graveolens cultivar Ventura chromosome 6, ASM990537v1, whole genome shotgun sequence genome contains a region encoding:
- the LOC141665802 gene encoding uncharacterized protein LOC141665802: MNALAWNCQGLGAPRKIQFLKDVTRSEKPVFVFLSETISSYSKMEELSSSLGFEGFMAVEPQGRSGGIALFWKNTDSVVLRSCSRFHIDVLIRTTDNKDWRLTGIYGEPGRANRHKTWDLLRNLSRDANLPWCLVGDFNNVTSQKDKKGGPPYPEFLIDGFNSCLHDANLQDLDIIGHQFTWEKGRNTDHWTEVRLDRVLANNDWLERFHTAKVYNLEGSPSDHSPLLLVPDSMNRGNRKRHFRFENAWLTEPACFQIVKSCWEEEDNGSVIQKLKSCANSLDIWGKDRLKDETGNWVDWNSGFPEMIKEYFQKLYTEKQSQGEEVLSCISKQISEQQNLTLLETVKAEEVKEAVFGMHPDKAPGPDGITKNKKCSMPESNWGSRWWRNWIVFQKNWNI; the protein is encoded by the exons ATGAATGCATTAGCTTGGAACTGCCAGGGATTGGGTGCCCCTCGGAAAATTCAGTTCCTTAAAGATGTTACCCGTTCTGAAAAGCCGGTGTTTGTGTTTCTTAGTGAGACGATTAGTAGCTACTCAAAGATGGAGGAGTTAAGTAGTAGTCTGGGTTTTGAGGGCTTTATGGCTGTCGAGCCTCAAGGAAGGAGTGGTGGCATTGCATTGTTCTGGAAAAATACGGATAGTGTAGTCCTTAGAAGTTGTTCTCGTTTCCACATTGACGTATTGATAAGAACGACTGATAATAAGGATTGGAGGCTAACAGGAATTTACGGTGAACCAGGGAGAGCTAACAGACACAAGACGTGGGATCTGTTAAGAAATCTTTCTCGTGACGCAAATCTCCCGTGGTGTTTAGTGGGAGACTTCAACAATGTTACCTCACAGAAGGACAAAAAGGGTGGACCACCTTATCCAGAGTTTCTGATTGATGGTTTTAATTCTTGTCTCCACGATGCAAACCTTCAGGATCTTGATATAATAGGTCACCAATTTACTTGGGAAAAAGGGAGAAATACTGATCATTGGACTGAAGTTAGACTGGACAGAGTATTGGCTAATAATGATTGGTTGGAAAGGTTTCACACAGCTAAAGTGTACAATTTAGAGGGTTCTCCATCTGATCACAGTCCGTTACTATTGGTTCCAGATTCGATGAACAGAGGTAACAGGAAAAGACATTTTAGGTTTGAAAATGCTTGGTTAACGGAGCCTGCGTGCTTTCAGATAGTCAAAAGTTGTTGGGAGGAGGAGGATAATGGTAGTgtgattcagaaactgaaaagTTGTGCTAATAGTTTAGACATCTGGGGGaaagat AGGTTGAAAGATGAAACAGGAAACTGGGTGGACTGGAATAGCGGGTTTccagagatgataaaggagtatTTTCAGAAGTTGTACACAGAGAAACAGAGCCAGGGAGAGGAAGTTCTGAGTTGTATCTCGAAGCAGATTTCTGAACAACAAAATCTTACTCTCTTGGAAACAGTGAAAGCAGAGGAGGTTAAAGAGGCTGTCTTTGGTATGCATCCAGATAAAGCACCGGGGCCTGATGGCATAACTAAAAATAAAAAGTGTAGCATGCCTGAATCTAACTGGGGTTCGCGGTGGTGGAGGAACTGGATCGTTTTTCAAAAAAACTGGAATATATAG